In Mucilaginibacter auburnensis, the genomic stretch AGTAATCTTCCCGCCGATTCAATTACTCAATTTCTCGGCGAACCTGACTTTTGGTTCCAGACCTTTCAAAACTGGCAGAGCGAGTTCATCTCTATAGTAGCTATCGTTTTTCTTTCTGTTTATTTAAGGCAAAAGGGCTCACCTGAATCTAAGCCGGTTGATGCACCGCATATGGAAACCGGAAAGTGACACCGCTTTGTGAAGAAGTTGATTGATGAATTTTGTGAGAGTATATTTATTCGCTTTTTAAACAAATAATAGATCAGCTGATATAAACTTAAGCGACGGGTGAAATGAAAGACATATAACAATTTAATAACATTAGTGTTATGCCGAGTACACATCAGCAACTTATTTTTATGTAATTAATAATTACGCCATGAAATTCATCATCAGTTTATTTAACAGCTTGCGCGATTGGATGATCGTAAAAAGCATGAGATCTTCATTTATTCATTAATTTCTCTTAAAGAAATTTTTTTTATCAATTTATAATACAAAATTTGAGCTTCGCGTTAGCTCAATTTAATGGAATATAACACTAATACCAACCCTTTTAACAAAGCGCTTTTTGGCGATGATTTTGTTTGGGGTGTTTCTACAGCTGCTGTTCAGATTGAGGGCGCACACGATGCCGATGGCAAAGGCGAATCTATATGGGATGTTTTTGTCCGCCGCAAAGGTAAAATTAAGGGCAATGTCCATAATTGTGTGGCTTGCGATTTTTATAATCGTTATGAGGAAGACATCAACCTCATCAAACAGCTTAATATACCTAATTTTCGTTTTTCAATTTCCTGGTCGCGTATCATACCTGATGGTACCGAAACGATTAATCAAGCTGGTATTGACTATTATAACCGTATAATTGATCATTGTCTTGCTATCGGCGTTGAGCCATGGATCACCTTGTATCATTGGGACCTGCCACATGTATTGGAGCTTAAAGGCGGCTGGACTAACCGCGAAGTGGTTAATTGGTTTACCAACTTTGTAAAAGTTTGCGCAAATGCGTTTGGAGATAGAGTGAAACATTGGATGGTGATGAATGAACCATCTGTTTTTACCGGAGCCGGATATTTTTTTGGCCTGCATGCTCCGGGAAAAACAGGTTTAAGTAATTTTTTGCCAGCTGTTCACCATGTAACTTTAAGTATTGCTGCAGGAGGGAAAGTGTTAAGGGAACTATTGCCGCAAGCGGAAATTGGGACCACTTTTTCTTGCTCATACATAGAACCGTATTCGCAAAAACCGCGTGATGTAGCTGCCGCAAAACGGGTAGATGCATTGCTTAACCGGCTGTTTGTGGAACCTGTTTTAGGTTTAGGTTACCCCTTTGATGACCTTCCTGTATCCAAAGGACTAAAGAAATACATGTTGCCAGGAGATGAAGATAAACTGGCCTTTGACTTTGATTTTATTGGCTTACAAAATTATACGCGCGAAATTGTCAAATATTCTTTTTTCACCCCTTATATAGGTGCATCTTTGGTTAAGGCCGAGAAAAGACATGTGCCTTTAACAGCCATGGGATGGGAGGTTTGGCCTGAATCTATATACCACTTGCTGCACAAATACAATAAGTATCCAGAGATCAGGAAAATATACCTTACTGAGAGTGGGGCGGCCTTTCCGGATGTATACCAGGATGACGTGGTGCATGACCCATTGCGAGTAGCTTACTTGCAGGAGTACCTACAGCAGGTTTTAAAAGCCAAGAATGAGGGTTGCGAAGTAAGCGGTTATTTTATCTGGACACTCACTGATAATTTTGAATGGGCAGAAGGCTACCATCCGCGTTTCGGAATAATTTATGTTGATTTTGAAACGCAACAACGCGTTATAAAATCATCTGGGAAATGGTATGCTGACTTTTTGAGCGGGATCTAAGCCTGCACCATCTATAAGCGGTAAGCTGATGTAAAATGTAGTGCCATCTTTACGGCTTTTAAACCATATGGCACCGCCCGATTTCTCCATAATTTGCTGGCAAATTGAAAGGCCCAAACCAAATGATTTTTCGCCGGCTGTACCCGGGCGTTGAGCGCTGGTAAACATATTGAAAACCTGATCCTGCATTTTTTCGGGTATGCCAATACCATTGTCTTTCACTGAAACAATAACTTGGTCAGCCGCCTTTTCAACCTTTACGTCTATCATGGCGCCGGTAGGGCTAAACTTGATAGCGTTACTGATAAGATTGCTGATAACCCGCCATATTTTCTCCCGGCTGATAAGCAGTTCCTGCGGCGTATTTAATGGCTCAAATAATATTAGTTGGCCTTTCTCAGCAGCTTTAAACCGCAATAGCTCCACACTGTTATTTACTAACGAATTGATCTCAACCGGTTCGGGGATTAGATTAATTGACTTTACGTTCGCTGCTTCCAATATGTCATTGATCAGTTCGAGCGAATTGTATGAGGTTTCCTTAACCAGGTTGATCATCTCTTTCTGCTCATCAGTATAAGCTTCTTCTGCCATAATTGTTGTTAAAGAAGCTATGCCGCCAATTGGGTTTCTCAGATCATGTGCTACCGCGCGTAGGATGCGATCTTTTTCCTGGCTTCTCAGTTTTACTTCTTCGAGTGCTTGCTCAAGGTTGCTATTTTGCTCATTTATTTGCTTGTTAAGCTCATTCATTAGCTTAACATCGTTTTTTGACCGGCTCCAATAACGATATACCAGGAAAATAATAGCAATAGCCATCACGCCGAATAAAACAGAAACCACTAAATAAATGCGCTGTATCTTATTGTTTTCGTTTAATAGCTGAATCTGATGCGCTTTCTCGTAATTGGCCAGTTGTTCCATTACGTCACTCTCTCGTAATAAGCTGGACTGTTTTGCTAATGAATCTTTTAACCTATTGTAAGTTTGCAAGTACGATAATGCCTTTTGCAGGTCATTTTCGGCGATGTAGTAATCACCCATTAACCGGTTCCATTCAGCTTCAGCATTGCCGTTTTTTAGTGAATCTAACTGAATGCGGAGGTCATCTAACACCGCTTTTAAATCGCTTATACGGTGTTGCTCCGCATAAATTTTGCCCAGTTTAAGCTGAGCATATTGTGCATCTATATTATCAAATCCTTTTTGAAGGTTAATAGTGATGCTCTTTTTTAGGAGATCGATTGCTTTATCGTATTGTTTTTGAGCTATAAATATTTCTGCTTCATTTCCATAAACTACGCCTAACGCCATAGTAACGAAACTCTTTTTTTCAGGGTATTTGTAACCATTAGTACTAACAAAGTCTTTTGCTTTATCAAAGTAAGCTATAGCGCTATCCAGATCACCACTATTTTTATAACTTAACGCTATGTTGTCCAACAACTCTTG encodes the following:
- a CDS encoding GH1 family beta-glucosidase, with protein sequence MEYNTNTNPFNKALFGDDFVWGVSTAAVQIEGAHDADGKGESIWDVFVRRKGKIKGNVHNCVACDFYNRYEEDINLIKQLNIPNFRFSISWSRIIPDGTETINQAGIDYYNRIIDHCLAIGVEPWITLYHWDLPHVLELKGGWTNREVVNWFTNFVKVCANAFGDRVKHWMVMNEPSVFTGAGYFFGLHAPGKTGLSNFLPAVHHVTLSIAAGGKVLRELLPQAEIGTTFSCSYIEPYSQKPRDVAAAKRVDALLNRLFVEPVLGLGYPFDDLPVSKGLKKYMLPGDEDKLAFDFDFIGLQNYTREIVKYSFFTPYIGASLVKAEKRHVPLTAMGWEVWPESIYHLLHKYNKYPEIRKIYLTESGAAFPDVYQDDVVHDPLRVAYLQEYLQQVLKAKNEGCEVSGYFIWTLTDNFEWAEGYHPRFGIIYVDFETQQRVIKSSGKWYADFLSGI
- a CDS encoding tetratricopeptide repeat-containing sensor histidine kinase encodes the protein MVASIFLYSSCKHEKNETGKYTDAFIPIFNQTTRFFDADQTEKGLKYLDSAFAEVSSPSYSDRFRYYSLHYVHYQRVLRTYQKALMYADSMMQMANKMAGKHDYVANLAEANYAKGDSYFDLKQYNESFQCYYQGYLIGKSYLNNEALSDYTYRMGMIMYKKGRYKAAANYFKESYRQKNSIKTEDDFVAFYRKQELLDNIALSYKNSGDLDSAIAYFDKAKDFVSTNGYKYPEKKSFVTMALGVVYGNEAEIFIAQKQYDKAIDLLKKSITINLQKGFDNIDAQYAQLKLGKIYAEQHRISDLKAVLDDLRIQLDSLKNGNAEAEWNRLMGDYYIAENDLQKALSYLQTYNRLKDSLAKQSSLLRESDVMEQLANYEKAHQIQLLNENNKIQRIYLVVSVLFGVMAIAIIFLVYRYWSRSKNDVKLMNELNKQINEQNSNLEQALEEVKLRSQEKDRILRAVAHDLRNPIGGIASLTTIMAEEAYTDEQKEMINLVKETSYNSLELINDILEAANVKSINLIPEPVEINSLVNNSVELLRFKAAEKGQLILFEPLNTPQELLISREKIWRVISNLISNAIKFSPTGAMIDVKVEKAADQVIVSVKDNGIGIPEKMQDQVFNMFTSAQRPGTAGEKSFGLGLSICQQIMEKSGGAIWFKSRKDGTTFYISLPLIDGAGLDPAQKVSIPFPR